From a single Lolium rigidum isolate FL_2022 chromosome 7, APGP_CSIRO_Lrig_0.1, whole genome shotgun sequence genomic region:
- the LOC124674364 gene encoding ribulose bisphosphate carboxylase small subunit, chloroplastic 1-like, whose protein sequence is MAPAVMASSATTTVAPFQGLKSTAGLPVSRRSAASLGSVSNGGRIRCMQVWPIEGIKKFETLSYLPPLSPEALLKQIDFLIRSKWVPCLEFSKVGFIFREFGSTPGYYDGRYWTMWKLPMFGCTDAAQVLKEVEEVKKEYPDAYVRIIGFDNIRQVQCVSFIAFKPPGCEESGKA, encoded by the exons ATGGCCCCTGCCGTGATGGCTTCCTCGGCCACTACCACCGTGGCACCCTTCCAGGGCCTCAAGTCCACCGCTGGCCTCCCCGTCAGCCGCCGCAGCGCCGCCAGCCTCGGCAGCGTCAGCAACGGTGGAAGGATCAGGTGCATGCAG GTGTGGCCGATTGAGGGCATCAAGAAATTCGAGACCCTATCTTACCTGCCACCGCTCTCGCCCGAGGCCCTCCTGAAGCAGATCGACTTTTTGATCCGCTCCAAATGGGTTCCTTGCTTGGAGTTCAGCAAGGTTGGCTTCATCTTCCGTGAGTTCGGCAGCACTCCCGGATACTACGACGGCAGGTACTGGACAATGTGGAAGCTGCCCATGTTCGGCTGCACTGACGCTGCCCAGGTCCtcaaggaggtggaggaggtcaaGAAGGAGTACCCTGACGCCTATGTCCGCATCATCGGTTTCGACAACATCCGTCAGGTGCAGTGCGTCAGCTTCATCGCCTTCAAGCCACCAGGCTGCGAGGAGTCCGGCAAGGCATAA